Part of the Actinomyces howellii genome, CGGCGCGCAGGCGCGGATCGCCGTCCAGTGCGGCGACGTGAGGGTCAACGGGCGCGTCGAGGACCGTCGCGGGCACCGCCTGTCGCCCGGCGACGTCGTCGAGGTCGAGCTTCCCTCGGGAACCTGCGGAGCGGTTGTCAGCGGACAGTGAACAGACAGTGAGCAGACACACTGAGCAGGCAGCGGGCGGGCCGTCTCATCTCCTCAGGCAGGCCGGGCCGAGCAGCGCCTTGATGTCGCTGTAGAAGGCGGGCGAGGCCTCGACGCTCAGGGAGCTGTCGAGCTGGGTGCGCACCTCCCGGCCGGGGCTCGTCAGCGTCAGTCGCACCGTCGACATGCCCGGGTGACGGGTGAGGACCTCCTTGAACTGCTCGACGAGGGCCCCGGTGCACCGGTTGGCGGGCAGGGTGATGGTGACCGCCTCGTGGGTGGCGCGGGAGACGTCGGGGATGGTCATCTCCTGGGCGTAGATCGACACCTGCCCGTCACGGCGGCTGAGCCGGCCGCGTACGGTGACCACCGTGTCGGGGGCGAGCATCGTGGAGACGGTCTGGTAGGTCGCGGGGAAGAACAACGCCTCGATCGTGCCGCCGAGGTCCTCGATCTGGGCGATGGCCCACAGGTTGCCCTGCTTGGTCGTCTTGCGGGTCAGGCCCGTGATGAGGCCGGCGATCGTGACCATCGTGTTGTCCGGACGCTCCTCGTCCTCGTGGAGCTCGGAGATCTCGGTGTCGGCGAGCGAGCCGAGCACCCCCTCCAGGCCCAGCAGCGGGTGGTCGGAGACGTAGAGCCCGAGCATGTCGCGCTCGTAGGCGAGCTTGTCCTTCTTGTCCCACTCCGGCAGGTCGGGGACCTCGGAGGAGAACACCGGCCCCGACCCGAAGGCGTCCTCGGTCGGGGCACCGCCGTCGAGCAGGGAGGCGAACAGGTCGAACTGCCCGGCGGCCTCGTTGCGCTTGACCCCGATGATCTCGTCGACGAGGTCCTCGTGGCAGGCCTGGAGGGCTCGGCGGGTCCTGCCCAGGGAGTCGAAGGCCCCTGCCTTGATGAGTGAGTCGATGGTGCGCTTGTTGCACACGACGGCCGGCACCTTGTCGAGGAAGTCCTCGAAGCTGGTGAACTCCCCCTTGTCCCTGCGCGCGCTCACGATCGCCTCGACGACGTTGAGGCCGACGTTGCGGATGGCGGCCAGGCCGAAGCGGACGTCGCCGTCGACGGCGGAGAACTGTGCGCGCGAGGCGTTGACGTCAGGGGGCAGGACGGTGATGCCCATGTGACGGCACTCCGCGAGGTAGACCGCCAGCTTGTCCTTGTTGTCCTTCTGGCTGGTCAGCAGCGCGGCCATGTACTCCGTGGGGTAGTGCGCCTTGAGGTAGGCCGTCCAGTAGGACACCACCCCGTAGGCCGCCGAGTGGGCCTTGTTGAAGGCGTACTTGGCGAAGGGGACGACGACGTCCCACAGGGTCTTGACGGCCTCCTTGGAGAAGCCGTTGGAGACCATCCCGGCCTCGAACTCGACGAACATCTTGTCCAGGATGTCCATCTTCTTCTTGCCCATGGCCTTGCGCAGCGCGTCGGCCTTGCCCATCGTGAAGCCCGCCAGGTCGGTGGCGATCTTCATGACCTGCTCCTGGTAGACGATGAGGCCGTAGGTGGTGCCCAGGATCGGCTCGAGAGCCTCCTTGAGCTCGGGGTGGATCGGGACGATCTCCTGCTGGCCGTTCTTGCGCAGGGCGTAGTTCGTGTGCGACTCGGCCCCCATGGGGCCCGGGCGGTACAGGGCGCCGACGGCGGAGATGTCCTCGAAGTTGTCGGGCCTCATGAGCCGCAGGAGGGTGCGCATGCCCCCGCCGTCGAGCTGGAAGACCCCGAGGGTCTCCCCGCGGGCGAGCAGCTCGTAGGTGCCTCGGTCGTCCAGGCCCACGTTGTCGATGTCGAGGGGCTCCTTGCCGTTGGCCACGATGTTGTCCAGGGCGTCGGAGATGACCGTGAGGTTGCGCAGCCCCAGGAAGTCCATCTTGAGCAGGCCCAGGTGCTCGCAGGTCGGGTAGTCGAACTGGGTGATGAAGGCGCCGTCCTGGAGGCGCTGCATCATCGGGATGATGTCGGTCAGCGGCTCGGAGGACATGATGACCGCGCAGGCGTGCACGCCCCACTGGCGGGTCATGCCCTCCAGGCCGCGGGCGAGCTCGACGATCCTCTGGGCGTCGGGGTCCTCGGCGTGGAGCTCGCGGAAGGCCTGGGCCTCGCCGTAGCGGGGGTCCTCGGGGTTGAACATCCCCTTGATGGAGATGTCGGAGCCCATGACGGTCGGGGGCATCGCCTTGGTGAGGCGGTCCCCGACGGCGTAGGGGTAGCCCATGACCCGGCTGGAGTCCTTGAGGGACTGCTTGGCCTTGATGACGCCGTAGGTGACGACCTGGCTGACCCTGTCGGAGCCGTACTTGTCCTTGACGTACTCGATGACCTCGTCGCGCCTGCGCTCGTCGAAGTCGACGTCGATATCGGGCATGGAGATGCGCTCGGGGTTGAGGAACCGCTCGAAGATGAGGCCGTGCTCGAGGGGGTTGAGCTCGGTGATGCCCATGGCGTAGGCGACCATCGAGCCTGCTCCCGACCCGCGACCGGGGCCCACGCGGATGCCGTGCTCCTTGGCCCAGTTGATGTAGTCGGCCACGACGAGGAAGTAGCCGGGGAAGCCCATCTGGACGATGACGCCGATCTCGTACTCCGCCTGGGCCCTGCAGTCCTCGGGGATCGAGCCGTGGAAGCGGCGCTCCATGCCGGCCCAGCACTCCTTGATGAACCACGACTCCATCGTCTCGCCCTCGGGGACGGGGAAGACCGGCATGAAGGAGGCGCCGTCGTCGACGGTGGCGAAGCTGACGTCGCACTGCTCGGCCACGAGAAGGGTGTTGTCGCAGGCCTGCGGCATCTCCTTGAACAGCTCGCGCATCTCCCGCCCGGGACGCAGGTAGTAGGTGTCGCCGTCGAACTTGAAGCGGTCGGGGTCGGAGAGCACCGAGCCGGAGTTGATGCACAGCATCGCGTCCTGGATCGTGCGGTCCTCGGGACGCACGTAGTGGGAGTCGTTGGTCGCCAGCAGGGGCGCGCCGATCTCCTTGGCCAGGGCGAGCAGGTCCTTGGTGACGCGCCGCTCGATCTCCAGGCCGTGGTCCATGAGCTCGACGTAGAAGAAGTCACGCCCGAAGATGTCCTGAAGCTCGCCGGCGCAGCGCAGGGCCTCGTCCCACTGCCCCAGCCGCAGGCGCGTCTGGATCTCGCTCGAGGGGCAGCCCGAGGTGCCGATGAGCCCGGCGCCGTAGCGGGAGAGCAGCTCGCGGTCCATGCGCGGGGCCTTGCCCCACTGGCCCTCCAGGGAGGCGTAGGAGTCCATGCGCATGAGGTTGTGCAGGCCCTCGTTCGTGCGCGACAGGAGCGTCATGTGGGTGTAGGAGCCGCGTGCCGAGACGTCGTCGGAGCGCTGGGACTCCTCCCCCCAGAACACCCGGGTCCGGTCGAAGCGGGAGGTCCCCGGCGTCATGTAGGCCTCGACGCCGATGATCGGCTTGATCCCGGCCTTGGTCGCCGCGGCGTAGAACTCGTAGACCCCGAACATGTAGCCGTGGTCGGTGACCGCCAGGGCCGGCTGGCCCAGCCTGGCCGCCTCGGCGACGTAGTCCTTGATCTTGCCCGCCCCGTCGAGCATCGAGTAGTCGGTGTGGACGTGGAGGTGGACGAAGTCGTCCCTGGCGGCCGGCTCGCGTCCCGTCCCGCTGCTGCTCGTGTGCGCCATGGACGCATCCTAGGACCCCGGCGGCCCGGGCCGGGACGCGCCGGGGTGCGAGGCGTCACGGCGCCCTCAGCCGCGGGCGGCTCCTGCGCCCACCGCACCCCTGGGGGCCGGGACCGTGCGGGCCATGTCACGGTGCCAGATACCGGCGTCGAGGTAGCGTCGGGCGTCGACGACCCGGTAGCCGCAGCGCTCGTAGAAGCCCATGGCCTGCTCCTGGGCGGACAGGATGACGGTCACGCTCCTCGGGCCCGACGGGGCGCCGTCCTCCCCCGCCTCCGGGTCCTCGAGCGGGTCCGCGGCCTGCGCGGCCCCGGCAGCGCGCCCAGCGTGCTCAGCGTGCTCGATGGCCGCGGCCTCGAGGGCGGCCACGAGCCGGGCACCGAGCCCGGTCCCTCTGGCCAGCCGCCGCACGGCCAGCCGTCCCAGGTGCGCGTGACCGGGGTGAGCAGGATCGGTGAGGAGCCGGCCGGCCCCCAGGGGCGTGGAGTCCGCTCCCCGGGCCAGGACGTGGAGCGTCGTGCTCTCAAAGTCCCTGGCGTCGATCTCCTGGACGAAGGGGACCGCCTGCTCGAGCACGAAGACCTCGAGCCGCACGTCCATGACACCCAGGCGCAGGGAGTCGGCACCCGGTCCGGTCTCGTCACCGCGCAGGACCTCGAAGGTGACCGGCTCCAACGCGACCGTGGCCGCGGGGACGCGCAGTGCGGGGGCTCCGGCCCCGTGCCGCTCAGCGGAGGGCAGGTGGGTCATCATCACTCCTTGTGCTCTCTGGTGCCGGTCAGCCACTGGCTGCGCGCGGACCGGCGCACCGACCCGACCCGGCCCCGGGGCCGGGTCAGGGCAGGCGCAGGACGTCGAGGGCGTGGACGAGGTCGTCGGGGTACTCCGAGGTGAAGGTCATCCACTCCCCGGTGATCGGGTGAGCCAGACCCAGCTCACGGGCGTGGAGCCACTGGCGCCTCAGCCCGGTGCGCTCGGTGAGCACCGGGTCGGCGCCGTAGGTCGCGTCCCCGACGCACGGGTGGCCCACGGCGGACATGTGGACACGGATCTGGTGGGTGCGCCCGGTCTCGAGGTGGATCTCGGCCAGGCAGGCCCCGGGCATGGCCTCGATGACGTCGTAGTGCGTGACCGACTCCCGGCCGCCGTCGACCACCGCCATGCGCCACTGGCTGCCGGGGTGGCGGCCGATCGGCGCGTCGATCGTGCCCGAGGAGGGGTCGAGGTGACCCTGGACGAGGGCGTGGTAGACCTTGTCGACCGCGTGCTCGCGGAAGGCGCGCTTGAGCACCGAGTAGGCGCGCTCACCCTTGGCCACGATCATGACCCCCGAGGTGCCGACGTCGAGCCGCGAGACGATGCCCTGGCGCTCGGCGGCGCCGGAGGTCGCCACCGACACGCGCATCGCGGCCAGGGCACCGAGGACGTCCGGCCCGTCCCAGCCCATCGAGGGGTGCGCGGCGATCCCGGCAGGCTTGTCGACGACGATGACGTCGCTGTCCTCGTAGAGCACCGCCATCCCGTCGACAGGGGTCGCCACCGGCCGCAAGGGCGCGGGCTCGGGCAGGTCGGCCTCGATGACCGCCCCCGGGGCCAGGCGCTCGGACTTGCCCACCGCACGCCCGTCGACCAGGACCCGGCCCGTGGCGCACAGCTCACCTGCGCGGGTGCGTGACAGCCCCGTCATCCGCGACAGCGCCAGGTCGACC contains:
- a CDS encoding RluA family pseudouridine synthase; the protein is MSSRLLPVPDGLAGERVDLALSRMTGLSRTRAGELCATGRVLVDGRAVGKSERLAPGAVIEADLPEPAPLRPVATPVDGMAVLYEDSDVIVVDKPAGIAAHPSMGWDGPDVLGALAAMRVSVATSGAAERQGIVSRLDVGTSGVMIVAKGERAYSVLKRAFREHAVDKVYHALVQGHLDPSSGTIDAPIGRHPGSQWRMAVVDGGRESVTHYDVIEAMPGACLAEIHLETGRTHQIRVHMSAVGHPCVGDATYGADPVLTERTGLRRQWLHARELGLAHPITGEWMTFTSEYPDDLVHALDVLRLP
- a CDS encoding RNA-binding S4 domain-containing protein, whose protein sequence is MTTAHPHPSVPVRGEIKLGQFLKLAGLVEDGAQARIAVQCGDVRVNGRVEDRRGHRLSPGDVVEVELPSGTCGAVVSGQ
- the dnaE gene encoding DNA polymerase III subunit alpha — translated: MAHTSSSGTGREPAARDDFVHLHVHTDYSMLDGAGKIKDYVAEAARLGQPALAVTDHGYMFGVYEFYAAATKAGIKPIIGVEAYMTPGTSRFDRTRVFWGEESQRSDDVSARGSYTHMTLLSRTNEGLHNLMRMDSYASLEGQWGKAPRMDRELLSRYGAGLIGTSGCPSSEIQTRLRLGQWDEALRCAGELQDIFGRDFFYVELMDHGLEIERRVTKDLLALAKEIGAPLLATNDSHYVRPEDRTIQDAMLCINSGSVLSDPDRFKFDGDTYYLRPGREMRELFKEMPQACDNTLLVAEQCDVSFATVDDGASFMPVFPVPEGETMESWFIKECWAGMERRFHGSIPEDCRAQAEYEIGVIVQMGFPGYFLVVADYINWAKEHGIRVGPGRGSGAGSMVAYAMGITELNPLEHGLIFERFLNPERISMPDIDVDFDERRRDEVIEYVKDKYGSDRVSQVVTYGVIKAKQSLKDSSRVMGYPYAVGDRLTKAMPPTVMGSDISIKGMFNPEDPRYGEAQAFRELHAEDPDAQRIVELARGLEGMTRQWGVHACAVIMSSEPLTDIIPMMQRLQDGAFITQFDYPTCEHLGLLKMDFLGLRNLTVISDALDNIVANGKEPLDIDNVGLDDRGTYELLARGETLGVFQLDGGGMRTLLRLMRPDNFEDISAVGALYRPGPMGAESHTNYALRKNGQQEIVPIHPELKEALEPILGTTYGLIVYQEQVMKIATDLAGFTMGKADALRKAMGKKKMDILDKMFVEFEAGMVSNGFSKEAVKTLWDVVVPFAKYAFNKAHSAAYGVVSYWTAYLKAHYPTEYMAALLTSQKDNKDKLAVYLAECRHMGITVLPPDVNASRAQFSAVDGDVRFGLAAIRNVGLNVVEAIVSARRDKGEFTSFEDFLDKVPAVVCNKRTIDSLIKAGAFDSLGRTRRALQACHEDLVDEIIGVKRNEAAGQFDLFASLLDGGAPTEDAFGSGPVFSSEVPDLPEWDKKDKLAYERDMLGLYVSDHPLLGLEGVLGSLADTEISELHEDEERPDNTMVTIAGLITGLTRKTTKQGNLWAIAQIEDLGGTIEALFFPATYQTVSTMLAPDTVVTVRGRLSRRDGQVSIYAQEMTIPDVSRATHEAVTITLPANRCTGALVEQFKEVLTRHPGMSTVRLTLTSPGREVRTQLDSSLSVEASPAFYSDIKALLGPACLRR
- a CDS encoding GNAT family N-acetyltransferase, producing the protein MTHLPSAERHGAGAPALRVPAATVALEPVTFEVLRGDETGPGADSLRLGVMDVRLEVFVLEQAVPFVQEIDARDFESTTLHVLARGADSTPLGAGRLLTDPAHPGHAHLGRLAVRRLARGTGLGARLVAALEAAAIEHAEHAGRAAGAAQAADPLEDPEAGEDGAPSGPRSVTVILSAQEQAMGFYERCGYRVVDARRYLDAGIWHRDMARTVPAPRGAVGAGAARG